The following proteins are encoded in a genomic region of Gloeomargarita sp. SKYB120:
- the pstB gene encoding phosphate ABC transporter ATP-binding protein PstB, with the protein MGTQTGTPSDDIILHAKVDAFYYGSFLALRNIDLPIKRNRITAFIGPSGCGKSTLLRCFNRLNDFIKGTRLEGQILFHGKNIYDPSVDPVTLRRRIGMVFQKPNPFAKSIYENIAFGPRINGYKGDMDELVERALRQAALWDEVKDKLKKPGTALSGGQQQRLCIARAVAVQPEVILMDEPCSALDPISTRRIEDLMQELRDLYTIVIVTHNMQQASRVSDYTAFFNVEMKEGSRTGQLVEYDVTAKIFQQPSQEATQAYVGGRFG; encoded by the coding sequence CACGCCAAGGTAGACGCTTTTTACTATGGCTCGTTTTTGGCGCTCCGCAACATTGATTTACCCATTAAGCGCAACCGGATTACGGCCTTTATTGGCCCATCGGGATGTGGCAAGAGCACGTTGCTACGGTGTTTCAACCGGTTGAATGACTTTATCAAGGGAACGCGCTTAGAGGGGCAAATCCTGTTTCACGGTAAGAATATCTACGACCCCTCTGTCGACCCGGTAACCTTGCGGCGGCGGATTGGCATGGTGTTCCAAAAGCCCAATCCCTTCGCCAAGAGCATTTACGAGAACATTGCCTTCGGACCGCGCATCAACGGTTACAAGGGAGATATGGACGAGTTGGTGGAGCGGGCCTTGCGGCAAGCAGCGCTGTGGGATGAAGTGAAGGACAAGTTGAAAAAGCCAGGGACAGCGCTATCGGGCGGGCAGCAGCAGCGGTTGTGTATCGCGCGGGCGGTAGCCGTGCAGCCAGAGGTGATTTTGATGGACGAACCCTGCTCGGCGCTTGACCCCATTTCCACTCGGCGGATTGAAGACCTGATGCAGGAGCTGCGGGACCTGTACACCATTGTGATTGTGACCCACAACATGCAGCAGGCGTCGCGCGTGTCGGATTACACGGCCTTTTTCAACGTGGAAATGAAAGAAGGCAGTCGCACGGGACAGCTGGTGGAGTATGACGTGACGGCTAAAATTTTCCAGCAACCCAGCCAGGAAGCGACCCAAGCCTACGTCGGCGGGCGGTTCGGTTAA